CATTCCTTTAAAAGTGAATGCTGCCGGTGTAATGCCAATCATCTTTGCTCAGGCATTGATGTTTATCCCTGGATTTATTCCTCAGTTCTTCCCTTCATTGCAGAATACCTGGTTGGTTCAGTTCAGTGACTATACTTCATTAGCGTATAGCTTAACTTTTGGCTTTTTAATCATTGCGTTTACATTCTTTTATACTGCAATTACCGTTAACCCTACTCAAATGTCGGACGACATGAAGAAGAATGGTGGTTTCATTCCTGGTATCAAACCAGGTCTTGCTACTTCAAGCTTCATTGATGATGTAATTTCGAAGATCACCTTCCCAGGTGCTGTCTTCCTGGCTATCATTGCGATCCTTCCTTCTATAGCGGTTAAATTTGGTATCAAGTCGGAATTTGCCCATTTCTATGGTGGAACTTCCTTATTGATTCTGGTTGGTGTGGTATTGGATACTTTGCAACAGATCGAAAGTTATTTGTTAATGCGTCATTACGATGGTTTAATGAAAACAGGTAGAGTTACCGGCCGCACAGGAATTCCTGCTGCAGCAAGCGGTAGCAATGCGGTGATCTAAAATATTGCATGTCTAAGATCTATTACAAATCTCCGGAGGAGATCGAGTTAATCAGAGAGAGTTCTTTACTCGTATCTAAAACCTTGGCTGAAGTAGCTAAAGTAATTGGTCCGGGCATCACAACAAAAAAATTGAATGACCTGGCTGAAACGTTTATTAAAGACCATGGAGCAATCCCTGCTTTTTTAAACTATAACGGCTTCCCATATTCACTATGTATTTCGCCTAATGAGCAGGTTGTTCATGGCTTTCCTGGTGAGTATGTGATACAGGAAGGAGATCTGATCTCTGTTGACTGTGGGGTCATTCTAAATAAGTTCTTTGGTGATTCTGCTTATACGTTCTCCATTGGAGAAATTGATGCAGAAAAAGAGAAACTGGTTGAGGTGACTAAAGAATGCTTAAGACTTGCCATAGAGAAGGCTGTCGTAGGATCTAGAATCGGAGATGTAGGCTATGCTGTACAGGCGCATGCGGAGGCGAATGGATTTGGTGTGGTGAAAGAATTAGTCGGTCACGGAGTTGGAGTTCAATTACACGAAAAACCCGAAGTGCCAAATTATGGCAAAAGGGGAAGTGGAATTAAACTGGAAGAGGGGATGGTGATTGCTATTGAGCCAATGATCAATGCAGGTACAGCTGGTGTTAAGTTCTGGTCTGACGGCTGGACAGTAACCAGTAAAGACAATAGGCCATCTGCTCACTTTGAGCATACGGTGGCGGTTAAAAAGGGTAATGCAGATGTTTTATCGACCTTTTCAGTAATTGAAGAAGTTTTAAATAAAAAAAAGTAAATAATTAAATTTTTTTATTTAATTTTGCAACCCTGTTTAGTAGCAGCTAATTAAGTAAAAATCAATATTATATGGCTAAACAAGCCTCAATTGAACAAGACGGTGTAATAAGAGAAGCACTATCCAATGCCATGTTCCGGGTGGAACTAGAGAATGGTCATGAGATAATAGCTCATATTTCAGGTAAGATGAGGATGCACTACATCAAGATTCTTCCTGGAGACAAAGTCAAATTAGAGATGTCGCCTTACGATTTATCAAAAGGCAGGATTACTTATAGATATAAATAAAATGAAAGTTAGGTCATCAATTAAAAAACGTAGCGCTGATTGCAAGATTATTCGTCGTAAAGGTAAACTTTTCGTGATTAACAAGAAGAATCCAAAATACAAGCAACGTCAAGGTTAAGAAATTATTGAATTTGATGAAGATTGAATGTACAGGTTACTCAATCTCGTTCATTCAGTTAATCAAACATTAGTACAAATATGGCAAGGATATCAGGTATTGATTTACCAAGAAACAAAAGAGGCGAAATTGGTCTTACTTACATCTTCGGAGTAGGAAGATCAACTGCACAACGTATTTTAACGGAAGCAGGTATCGATTTTAACAAGAAAGTACAAGATTGGTCTGACGATGAGTTGTCAGCAATCCGTACCATCATCAACGACGGCGTAAAAGTAGAAGGTGCTTTACGTTCAGAAGTTCAGTTGAACATTAAACGTTTAATGGATATCGGTTGTTACCGTGGATTACGTCACAGAAAAGGTTTGCCAGTACGTGGACAACGTACTAAAAACAACTCTCGTACACGTAAAGGCAAGAGAAAAACAGTTGCTAACAAGAAAAAAGCTACTAAATAAAATTAGTACTGAATAAGAATTATGGCTAAGAGTAAAAAAGTTACCAAAAAGCGTATTGTTGTTATTGAGCCTGTTGGTCAGGCACACATCAATGCTACTTTTAACAATATCATTGTTACTTTAACAAATAACAACGGTCAAACTATTTCATGGTCTTCTGCAGGTAAAATGGGATTCAAGGGTTCTAAAAAGAACACTCCTTATGCAGCAGGTCAGGCTGCATCAGATTGCGGTAAAGTAGCATTTGATTTAGGTCTGCGTAAAGTAGAAGTTTTTGTTAAAGGTCCAGGTTCAGGTCGTGAGTCTGCAATTAGAACATTGCAAATCTCAGGTATCGAAGTAACCTCTATCAAAGATATCACACCGCTTCCGCACAACGGATGTCGTCCTCCTAAGAAGAGAAGAGTTTAATAATTAACTTTTAAAGCTAAGAGTCTGCAGTTTAAGGCTGCATGATACTTTAAAACAAAAAGCAATGGCAAGATATACAGGACCTAAGTCCAAAATAGCCCGTAAATTCAGAGAGCCAATTTTCGGCCCTGATAAGGTTTTAGATAGAAAAAATTATCCTCCTGGACAGCATGGTGCTTCCAAAAGAAGAGGAAAACAATCCGAGTACGCAGTACAGTTAATGGAAAAACAAAAGGTTAAATATACTTATGGTGTATTAGAACGTCAGTTCCGTAACCTTTTCACCAAAGCATCTTCACGTGAAGGTATCACTGGTGATAACTTATTGCAATTATTAGAAGCTCGTTTAGATAACACAGTATACAGATTAGGTATTGCTACAACACGTTCAGCTGCCCGTCAGTTAGTTAGCCATAAACACGTAACAGTTAACGGTGAAGTAGTAAATATCCCTTCATATCAATTAAAAGCTGGTGATGTTGTTGCAGTTCGCGAAAAGTCTAAGACTTTAGAAGCGATTACCAATTCAGTAGCAGGTAGAGTAATCAATAAATTCAATTGGTTAGACTGGAATGCAAGTGAATTGACAGGTAAGTTCTTAACTTACCCTAACCGTGACGAGATCCCAGAAAATATCAAAGAGAACCTTATAGTAGAGTTATACTCTAAGTAATATATTTAGTGAATTGCCTTCTGGGCAATTCACTTTATTTCATTACATAATTTTAATAACGATCTAAAAACATTATAAATGGCAATTTTAGCATTTCAGAAACCCGATAAGGTAATCATGCAGAAATCAACCGATTTCGATGGTATATTTGAATTTCGTCCTTTAGAGCCCGGTTTCGGTGTAACAATTGGTAACGCCCTAAGAAGAATTTTACTTTCTTCATTAGAAGGTTATGCCATTACAAGTATTCGTTTTTCTGGCGTATCTCACGAGTTTTCTACAATGAAAGGTGTTGTAGAAGATTTGACGGAAATCATCCTTAACTTAAAACAAGTGCGTTTTAAAAAAGTTGGTGATTCTGGTGATTCTGAAAAAGTTTTCATTTTAGTAAACGGTCAAGATCAGTTTACTGCTGGAGATATTACAAAATTCTCTAACAACTTCGAGGTTCTTAACCCTGATTTCGTTATTTGTAACATGGAGAAAACGGTAACTTTAGAGGTAGAATTAACTATCAATAAAGGTCGCGGTTATGTTCCTGCTGAAGAAAATAAAATCAATGATGCTGTAGTTGGTGTAATTGCGATCGATTCGATCTTTACCCCAATGAAAAATGTAAAATACACGATTGAAAACTATCGTGTTGAACAAAAAACAGATTATGAAAAATTAATATTAGATATCTCTACAGATGGTTCTATCCATCCTGAAGAAGCACTAAAAGAAGCTGCGAAAATTTTAATCCAGCACTTTATGTTGTTCTCTGATGAGAATTTGGTATTAGAATCTCAAGCTAAGGAAGAAACTAAAGAGGTAGATGAGGAAATTCTGCATATGCGTAAGATCCTTAAAACTGAACTGGTTGATTTAGATCTTTCTGTACGTGCTTTAAATTGCTTAAAAGCAGCTGATATCCGTACTTTAGCGGACCTGGTTTCTTACGATGTAGCTGATATGTTAAAATTCAGAAACTTCGGTAAAAAATCATTGACAGAGATTCAGGAATTGGTGAAATCTAAAAGCTTATCTTTCGGTATGAACTTATCGAAATTTAAACTGGACGAAGAATAATCCATACCAAACATTAAATAACAATATTGTTAATAGTGTATAATTCCCTCAGATAAAATATCAAAGAGACGGTATACACTGAATAAAATCAAAAATGAGACACGGTAAAAAAGTAAACCACTTAGGAAGAACAGATTCACATCGTAAGGCGATGTTGGCTAACATGGCTTCATCGTTAATTAAGCACAAAAGAATTTCAACTACTTTAGCTAAAGCAAAAGCTTTACGTATGTATGTTGAACCTCTTTTAACAAAATCTAAAACTGATACTACTCACTCACGTCGTATCGTTTTCGGTTACTTACAAGATAAAGAAACTGTTACTGAATTGTTCCGTGACGTTGCAGCTAAGATTGCTAACCGTCCGGGTGGTTATACAAGAATCATTAAATTAAACAACCGTTTAGGTGATAACGCTGAGATGGCTTTAATTGAATTGGTTGATTACAATGAAGTTTACGGTAAAGAAGCTGAATCTGCTGAGAAGAAAACTACACGTCGTGGTAGAACCAAAGCTAAAAAAGCTGATGCACCTAAAGCTGAGAAAGTTGAAGTTGCTGAAGAAGCTCCGGCTACTGAAGAAGCAACTCCAGAAGTACCTGCAGCTGAAGCGAAAACTGAAGATAAAGGCGAATAATTTATTCCCTCATCAACATAAAGAAACCCTGTCCGATTCGGACAGGGTTTTTTGTATAGCTATTTTTTTTGATTTATAAACTCATTTCCAATTGACTAGCCGCTGGCTGGGCATAGTACTCACTATGTATGTTCCAACGCTTTCCATCATGTTTTAACAGCGTGAAATGATCCGTTAAAAACTCTTCCCTGAATCTCCTGTTTTGATATTGTTCCATGATTTTCGGATAGGCTTCCTTAGCATCTCTGTAAGCGATGGTGATGTGTGGATTGATCGGATTTTTAGAACCTTCGGTATAAGGTTTTAATGCTGCTTTCAGATTTTTATAAAGTGCTGAAATCCCGGTGTTTTTTAACGCTTTGATGAAAACAGTATGTTCAGGGAAACCATCAAAGTCTTCCAGCTTTTGAATAAAGGGGTCGAAATTACAAAGGGATTTCAGTTTTTGAATGAGTTGTTGTTCCATCGCCGGCTTCAGTTTAAAGGGAGCGGCAAGGGTAATGTGTACCGGTGGTTTCAATGCACTGTAAACCCCATGGTCCAGAGAAACCTCTTTCCTGATTTCATCGATCCTTTCTCTCAGTCCGACTGGCGGAATGATTGCTATAAAGTATAAATCTTCCATATGGCTAATTTACTAAAAATATTAGTAATCACAGTATCTGTTTATTTTTCTGTCCGAAGCAGACGCTTAAATTTCCTTTTCAAAAGGTTACCTTTGCAGGGTAATTCAATTTCATGTCCAATCAACTCCATTTACAGCAGTTCCAACAACAGATTGCTGAAAGTATTTCATCGAATACGTTTCTAAAGATTTCCCTTGGTAATTATCAGGGAAATGAAAAAGAACTAAGGAATGTTTATGCCCGCAGGGTAAAGATCAAAAGAGCAGATATGCTTTCTTTTACCTATCGTTACAAAACAAGGGACATCATCAAGAATTTTCCAATTCCTGAAGGCATTGCTTTAATCGTTCATTTCATCAGTAATGATTTTAAAGTTTGTACGTTATTTACCACGCTGAAAGAAGTGATCCTCGAGCATGGTAAAAAGCAACTGATCTCTGTAAGGGAGCAGTTAGTGAAGACTATTGTCCAGCCTACATTGACTCATAATAAGGAAAAGAAACGCATCATTCAGCCGACAGGAAAGACTTATTTACAAGAGTTGAAGATCAGTGATGCCGACGGTAATGTATTCAAAAATGCGCAGGATAAATACC
This region of Pedobacter steynii genomic DNA includes:
- the rpsK gene encoding 30S ribosomal protein S11; the encoded protein is MAKSKKVTKKRIVVIEPVGQAHINATFNNIIVTLTNNNGQTISWSSAGKMGFKGSKKNTPYAAGQAASDCGKVAFDLGLRKVEVFVKGPGSGRESAIRTLQISGIEVTSIKDITPLPHNGCRPPKKRRV
- a CDS encoding 2'-5' RNA ligase family protein encodes the protein MEDLYFIAIIPPVGLRERIDEIRKEVSLDHGVYSALKPPVHITLAAPFKLKPAMEQQLIQKLKSLCNFDPFIQKLEDFDGFPEHTVFIKALKNTGISALYKNLKAALKPYTEGSKNPINPHITIAYRDAKEAYPKIMEQYQNRRFREEFLTDHFTLLKHDGKRWNIHSEYYAQPAASQLEMSL
- the rplQ gene encoding 50S ribosomal protein L17 produces the protein MRHGKKVNHLGRTDSHRKAMLANMASSLIKHKRISTTLAKAKALRMYVEPLLTKSKTDTTHSRRIVFGYLQDKETVTELFRDVAAKIANRPGGYTRIIKLNNRLGDNAEMALIELVDYNEVYGKEAESAEKKTTRRGRTKAKKADAPKAEKVEVAEEAPATEEATPEVPAAEAKTEDKGE
- the rpmJ gene encoding 50S ribosomal protein L36, translating into MKVRSSIKKRSADCKIIRRKGKLFVINKKNPKYKQRQG
- the rpsM gene encoding 30S ribosomal protein S13, giving the protein MARISGIDLPRNKRGEIGLTYIFGVGRSTAQRILTEAGIDFNKKVQDWSDDELSAIRTIINDGVKVEGALRSEVQLNIKRLMDIGCYRGLRHRKGLPVRGQRTKNNSRTRKGKRKTVANKKKATK
- the map gene encoding type I methionyl aminopeptidase, encoding MSKIYYKSPEEIELIRESSLLVSKTLAEVAKVIGPGITTKKLNDLAETFIKDHGAIPAFLNYNGFPYSLCISPNEQVVHGFPGEYVIQEGDLISVDCGVILNKFFGDSAYTFSIGEIDAEKEKLVEVTKECLRLAIEKAVVGSRIGDVGYAVQAHAEANGFGVVKELVGHGVGVQLHEKPEVPNYGKRGSGIKLEEGMVIAIEPMINAGTAGVKFWSDGWTVTSKDNRPSAHFEHTVAVKKGNADVLSTFSVIEEVLNKKK
- the rpsD gene encoding 30S ribosomal protein S4 — encoded protein: MARYTGPKSKIARKFREPIFGPDKVLDRKNYPPGQHGASKRRGKQSEYAVQLMEKQKVKYTYGVLERQFRNLFTKASSREGITGDNLLQLLEARLDNTVYRLGIATTRSAARQLVSHKHVTVNGEVVNIPSYQLKAGDVVAVREKSKTLEAITNSVAGRVINKFNWLDWNASELTGKFLTYPNRDEIPENIKENLIVELYSK
- a CDS encoding DNA-directed RNA polymerase subunit alpha — translated: MAILAFQKPDKVIMQKSTDFDGIFEFRPLEPGFGVTIGNALRRILLSSLEGYAITSIRFSGVSHEFSTMKGVVEDLTEIILNLKQVRFKKVGDSGDSEKVFILVNGQDQFTAGDITKFSNNFEVLNPDFVICNMEKTVTLEVELTINKGRGYVPAEENKINDAVVGVIAIDSIFTPMKNVKYTIENYRVEQKTDYEKLILDISTDGSIHPEEALKEAAKILIQHFMLFSDENLVLESQAKEETKEVDEEILHMRKILKTELVDLDLSVRALNCLKAADIRTLADLVSYDVADMLKFRNFGKKSLTEIQELVKSKSLSFGMNLSKFKLDEE
- the infA gene encoding translation initiation factor IF-1, with the protein product MAKQASIEQDGVIREALSNAMFRVELENGHEIIAHISGKMRMHYIKILPGDKVKLEMSPYDLSKGRITYRYK